One genomic segment of Streptomyces niveus includes these proteins:
- a CDS encoding protein kinase domain-containing protein: MTDPLLPGDPATLGSVRLLGRLGAGGMGRVYLGRTTGGRLVAVKTVHAHLAAEPQFRERFRREAAAARAVTGAHTAAVLDADPASPVPWLATAYLPGVTLRRAVAAAGPLEVPVVRSLGAALAEALTSIHGAGLVHRDLKPSNVLITAEGPRVIDFGIARALGDHGMTRAGDIIGTPGFIAPEQITDSGPVTAAADVFALGAVLAFAATGRNPFGDGTVAILLYRAVHEEPDLDGVPAEIRALVTGCLDKEPAGRPSVGAVLERTADPRAALWWREEPLRSLIRGDEEDRPRERTAVVPTKEVTAATAPAPRPDKPRVAPAPNPDAGRVERAERAERRRELARRGVLVAGGATLTGLFGVSVVRGWGDPGAGGTVNSSDGAQLDLKNGSAKAGALRWSLTADPGGIDALLLSGGTVLLHGPLTSGVEGYVRACAASDGARRWELTATEGAPVAWCVAEGTLVAPDVGLSLVALGSGKALGKADPFPPAALRWTAVVGGTVITAYQDDTDTKELRAVDLRTGASRWELERPGTQPPTVLGDTMLLAAILGGRVLGVDAASAGTLWSYEGLEDAEDQLLAAGALPDAGNFALLTTLGELHLVGARSGKRVAVAADTFAVTPGATAVGVADGTGLLATAGSLHGFDPDSAKPLWPPLPTLGVETSWPRRTGGVRGPVTAGGLVLHWSKADTLQAVDSRTGEPRWTRRLTGIAKVPPVVTGGTVYAACGEVCTALRLTDGAVRRTWSLPGIIDGLAADASGWYGRIGTSAVRAYNGVDG, from the coding sequence ATGACCGACCCGCTGCTGCCCGGAGACCCCGCGACCCTCGGCTCCGTACGGCTGCTCGGCCGGCTCGGCGCCGGTGGCATGGGCCGGGTGTATCTGGGCCGTACGACCGGGGGCCGGCTGGTCGCGGTGAAGACCGTCCACGCGCACCTCGCGGCCGAACCGCAGTTCCGCGAGCGGTTCAGGCGCGAGGCCGCCGCCGCCCGCGCCGTGACGGGGGCGCATACGGCGGCGGTCCTCGACGCCGATCCCGCGTCACCGGTGCCGTGGCTGGCCACCGCCTATCTGCCGGGGGTCACGCTGCGGCGCGCGGTCGCCGCCGCCGGGCCGCTGGAGGTACCGGTCGTACGGTCGCTGGGCGCCGCGCTCGCCGAGGCGCTGACGAGCATTCACGGCGCGGGACTCGTCCATCGCGACCTCAAGCCGTCCAACGTCCTGATCACGGCGGAGGGCCCGCGCGTCATCGACTTCGGGATCGCGCGGGCGCTCGGCGACCACGGGATGACGCGGGCCGGGGACATCATCGGGACGCCCGGGTTCATCGCGCCCGAACAGATCACGGACAGCGGGCCGGTGACGGCGGCGGCCGACGTGTTCGCGCTGGGCGCGGTCCTCGCCTTCGCCGCCACCGGCCGTAACCCCTTCGGGGACGGGACGGTGGCGATCCTGCTCTACCGGGCCGTGCACGAGGAGCCCGACCTGGACGGCGTGCCCGCCGAGATACGCGCGCTGGTGACCGGCTGTCTGGACAAGGAGCCGGCCGGGCGTCCTTCGGTCGGTGCCGTGCTGGAGCGGACGGCCGACCCCCGGGCGGCGCTGTGGTGGCGCGAGGAACCGCTGCGGAGCCTGATCAGGGGCGACGAGGAGGACCGTCCGCGCGAGCGTACGGCGGTGGTTCCCACGAAGGAGGTGACGGCGGCGACGGCCCCGGCGCCGCGTCCCGACAAGCCACGTGTCGCCCCCGCCCCCAATCCCGACGCGGGTCGCGTCGAGCGTGCGGAGCGCGCCGAGCGCCGTCGTGAACTGGCCCGCCGGGGAGTGCTGGTGGCCGGCGGCGCCACCCTGACCGGGCTGTTCGGTGTCTCCGTCGTACGCGGCTGGGGAGATCCGGGAGCGGGCGGCACCGTCAACAGCTCGGACGGCGCCCAACTGGACCTCAAGAATGGTTCGGCGAAGGCGGGCGCGCTCCGCTGGAGTCTCACCGCGGATCCAGGTGGCATCGACGCCCTTCTGCTCTCCGGTGGCACCGTCCTGCTCCACGGACCGCTCACGAGCGGCGTCGAGGGTTACGTCCGCGCCTGCGCGGCCTCCGACGGAGCCCGGCGCTGGGAGCTGACGGCCACGGAGGGCGCGCCCGTTGCGTGGTGTGTGGCGGAGGGGACCCTGGTGGCGCCCGATGTCGGACTGTCCCTCGTCGCTCTCGGCTCGGGCAAGGCACTGGGGAAGGCCGATCCCTTCCCGCCGGCGGCACTTCGCTGGACCGCGGTCGTCGGCGGGACGGTGATCACGGCGTACCAGGACGACACGGACACGAAGGAGCTGCGGGCCGTCGATCTGCGTACGGGGGCGAGCCGTTGGGAGCTGGAGCGCCCCGGCACGCAGCCGCCGACGGTGCTCGGCGACACGATGCTGCTGGCCGCGATCCTCGGGGGGCGGGTGCTCGGTGTCGACGCGGCGTCGGCCGGGACACTGTGGTCGTACGAGGGGCTGGAGGACGCCGAGGACCAACTGCTGGCCGCGGGCGCGCTGCCGGACGCGGGGAACTTCGCCCTGCTCACCACCCTGGGCGAGCTGCACCTCGTCGGCGCGCGGAGCGGGAAGCGTGTAGCGGTCGCGGCGGACACCTTCGCGGTGACACCGGGCGCCACGGCCGTCGGGGTGGCGGACGGAACCGGCCTGCTGGCCACGGCGGGCTCACTGCACGGCTTCGATCCGGACAGCGCGAAGCCGCTCTGGCCTCCGCTTCCCACCCTCGGCGTCGAGACGAGCTGGCCACGGCGGACGGGCGGGGTGCGCGGTCCGGTCACGGCGGGCGGTCTGGTGCTGCACTGGTCGAAGGCGGACACGCTTCAGGCGGTCGACTCCAGGACGGGCGAGCCCCGTTGGACTCGGCGGCTGACGGGCATCGCGAAGGTCCCGCCGGTCGTCACGGGCGGCACGGTCTACGCGGCCTGCGGCGAGGTCTGCACCGCGCTGCGGCTCACCGACGGCGCGGTGCGGCGCACCTGGTCGCTGCCTGGCATCATCGA
- a CDS encoding protein kinase domain-containing protein: protein MEQLGGYRLIALLGEGGMGRVHLGRAASGRLVAVKTVHEHLAADSQFRERFRREAAAARSVAGPFTAAVLDADPAAVRPWLATEFCTGPTLTGAVSALGPLAPGELAALGAALAEAIAAVHAAGLVHRDLKPSNIVVTRDGPMVIDFGIARTSAEESLTESGEIVGSPGFIAPELLTGTGEPGPAVDVFALGALLAYAATGRPPFGTGAVHQVLYRTMHGSADLDGLAEIPGVREGVTGWRDLLGSCLSREPDDRPTVAEMLSACAAWTEGDPWWEREAVAGLIRRREDEVAALVANAPGMTTTGPADPAVESEGGPGGESGGEPRTAAPGTTVVGHTPRTDGAPGAGGADAVVSRGASRRRFLRWGGAALAGGSAIGGVAWLASLTGRDERDDGPDPPPSYTLGRALWTRDIGEASPVRHGDALYLMGADGLIRLDARTGAVGWTYPAEDITDAAPGRGLVQVLRVSGLFSSQIVALDAATGVEKWSTGDVRHNPRRPLELRRPDAPADGERAAFSVSAGLVCLVTYTRYGTRWERRTGGNRPWRAYGYDPRTGDPLWFHQGGAAEVVGLHQAGGRIAVASARASLSDESEKGEPLTVLRAADGTLEREIPGGSRYLEAHPGSRGARCYATGGRLRSVDLATRRTRWSRALSEEETDAGITPTAVAGLVHTATYGTLKALDAETGRTRWSLKDVGRPAEGSPPVVSGGLVYGLGRAPEGEETTDGRPAWGVHARNAATGALVWAAETGDTRSVVVGAGGGDAAGSGLVHVSAGGTLSTYTAPELS, encoded by the coding sequence GTGGAACAGCTCGGTGGGTACCGGTTGATCGCTCTGCTCGGTGAGGGCGGCATGGGCCGGGTCCATCTCGGCAGGGCGGCGTCCGGGCGGCTGGTGGCCGTGAAGACGGTCCACGAGCATCTGGCGGCCGATTCGCAGTTCCGGGAGCGGTTCCGGCGGGAGGCCGCCGCCGCCCGCTCGGTGGCGGGCCCCTTCACGGCCGCCGTGCTGGACGCCGATCCGGCGGCCGTACGCCCCTGGCTGGCCACCGAGTTCTGCACGGGCCCCACCCTCACCGGGGCGGTCTCGGCGCTCGGACCGCTCGCCCCCGGCGAACTCGCCGCGCTAGGGGCGGCGCTCGCCGAGGCGATCGCCGCCGTGCATGCCGCCGGGCTCGTGCACCGCGACCTCAAACCGTCGAACATCGTCGTGACGCGCGACGGTCCGATGGTCATCGACTTCGGGATCGCGCGGACCTCCGCCGAGGAGAGCCTGACCGAGAGCGGTGAGATCGTCGGCTCCCCCGGCTTCATCGCGCCCGAACTGCTGACCGGGACGGGCGAACCGGGCCCGGCCGTCGACGTGTTCGCGCTCGGGGCGCTGCTGGCGTACGCGGCCACCGGCCGCCCGCCGTTCGGCACCGGGGCGGTGCACCAGGTGCTGTACCGGACCATGCACGGCTCGGCGGATCTCGACGGCCTGGCGGAGATACCGGGGGTGCGGGAGGGCGTCACGGGGTGGCGGGATCTGCTCGGGAGCTGTCTGAGCCGGGAGCCCGACGACCGGCCCACCGTGGCCGAGATGCTGAGCGCGTGCGCGGCGTGGACCGAGGGCGATCCGTGGTGGGAGCGCGAGGCGGTGGCCGGTCTGATCCGCCGCCGCGAGGACGAAGTGGCGGCGCTGGTCGCGAACGCGCCCGGGATGACGACGACCGGACCGGCGGACCCGGCCGTTGAATCGGAGGGCGGGCCGGGCGGTGAATCGGGCGGCGAACCGCGAACGGCGGCGCCCGGCACCACGGTGGTCGGTCACACCCCGCGTACGGATGGCGCACCCGGCGCGGGCGGCGCCGACGCCGTCGTGAGCCGGGGCGCGTCCCGAAGACGCTTCCTGCGCTGGGGCGGTGCGGCCCTCGCCGGCGGCTCCGCGATCGGCGGCGTCGCCTGGCTCGCCTCCCTCACCGGCCGCGACGAAAGGGACGACGGGCCGGACCCACCCCCCTCGTACACGCTCGGCCGCGCCCTGTGGACCCGCGACATCGGCGAGGCGTCACCGGTCCGCCACGGCGACGCCCTCTATCTGATGGGCGCGGACGGGCTGATCCGCCTCGACGCCCGGACCGGAGCCGTCGGCTGGACCTATCCGGCCGAGGACATCACCGACGCCGCGCCGGGGCGCGGACTTGTCCAGGTACTGCGGGTGAGTGGCCTCTTCTCTTCGCAGATCGTCGCCCTGGACGCGGCGACCGGCGTCGAGAAGTGGAGCACGGGCGATGTACGGCACAACCCCCGGCGCCCGCTGGAGCTGCGCCGGCCCGACGCGCCGGCGGACGGCGAGCGGGCCGCGTTCTCGGTCTCCGCCGGCCTCGTCTGCCTGGTCACCTACACGAGGTACGGCACGCGGTGGGAGCGCCGCACCGGAGGAAATCGCCCCTGGCGCGCCTACGGCTACGACCCGCGCACGGGAGACCCTCTCTGGTTCCACCAGGGCGGGGCGGCCGAGGTGGTGGGTCTCCACCAGGCGGGCGGCCGGATCGCCGTGGCATCGGCGCGCGCCTCACTCTCCGACGAGAGCGAAAAGGGTGAACCCCTCACCGTCCTGCGCGCCGCCGACGGCACGCTCGAACGCGAGATACCGGGCGGATCACGGTACTTGGAGGCGCATCCCGGCTCCCGGGGCGCCCGCTGCTACGCGACCGGCGGCCGGCTCCGCTCCGTCGACCTCGCGACCCGCCGCACACGGTGGAGCCGCGCACTGTCCGAGGAAGAGACGGACGCGGGGATCACCCCCACGGCCGTCGCCGGGCTCGTGCACACCGCCACGTACGGCACGTTGAAGGCCCTCGACGCGGAGACCGGCCGTACCCGCTGGAGTCTGAAGGACGTCGGACGGCCGGCGGAGGGAAGTCCGCCGGTGGTCTCCGGCGGGCTCGTCTACGGCCTGGGGAGGGCGCCCGAGGGCGAGGAGACCACCGACGGCCGCCCCGCGTGGGGTGTGCACGCGCGGAACGCGGCGACGGGCGCGCTCGTGTGGGCGGCCGAGACCGGCGACACGCGGTCCGTCGTCGTCGGGGCCGGCGGCGGGGACGCCGCCGGTTCCGGCCTCGTCCACGTGTCGGCCGGAGGCACCCTGTCCACCTATACCGCGCCGGAGTTGTCATGA